The Vigna angularis cultivar LongXiaoDou No.4 chromosome 6, ASM1680809v1, whole genome shotgun sequence genome contains the following window.
GGTGGTTGGTGTAGCATGAATTGTGAATGTTATTTGTATATATTGTCAATTTAAAGATTCTTAAACTGGAAATCAATAAGAAAAAAGGCATCTTTGgtaaagtgattttttaaatgGTATTATACCTACAATTTGTGATTGCAAGTGAATGTGATCTGATTCAATTTTGTGAGTGTTGTTGCTGCTGTGGTTGATTTAGCTACTAATTCATGTACCGAGTAAGAAAGGGTGATATTTTAGGAATAACAATCATTTTGGCTATGATAGGCTTAGCTTGTTGATTAACTGAAAATTATAAGAGGTATAGATATCAGATGAATTTAGTCAGTTTTGATGGTTGGTCAGTATTTTTAATAGAGTTTTATTGTTGTGTTGATTTCTTGATGATCAGTGGCGTTATGATGAGAAGAAGAGATGAAATATGTGCCCCTAAGATACCAACCCTGGTTGACCTTTGCGTTCAGAAAGTGATAGATAACGTAAGGTACCTTGGAAATGTTGGTTATGTTGATCAGCATCTGCTTGAGCGAATCTTGCCACACTGCACTGTTGACCAATTGATGCATGTGGAAAAGTCCACAAAGGTAAGATGGGCtctgtttgttgtttttgttgacTGTTAGTGAAATTTGAACAAGAATGAAATGGTCATCTAATATGCTTGATGCGCTTTTTGCAGGGAAGAGATCTCAGCCCTATAACTGATAAGTTGTGGAAGAAGTTTTTTGAAAAGCAGTTTGGCACAAATTCCACTAATGAAGTGGTTAAGaggatgaaagaaaagaaagtttcATTTAAATGGATTCAGTTGTACGaggtaacatttttaaatttgcTTTGCTGTTTTGTTTTCAGGCTTGGATAGTttaaatgaaagagaaaaactatatatataacttcTGTTTATTCACTATCCTGACAAAAGAAAAACGCTAATGATCAGTTTTGTTAACTGGTTAACATCCTATCAGGTAGTAAGAATAAAATGCTAGAATTAAGCGTATGTATAGTTAGTGATATTAGCTATTACTGACTCTGGTGATTAGTTGTGTTTGACTCAATTCGATGAATTATTCCTCTTAGATTTCACATTTTACAATGGGCATGGTATCAATATCTAAAGGTGTGGAGTAATTTTTAATCTCACTTCCAATTCTGTGCACAGGCAAAAGGAAAGGAAATGGCTCAGGTTGAGAATGAAGCACTTGATCGAATCAAGCAACTGTACAAAAAAGAAGATGCAAGTATGATCCTATTCCTTGTTTTAGTAAACATGATttcttgatttaaaaaaatattaatagatcTGTTAATCACTGATTTGATACGATTAGCCTTACATTTTACACCAGGGAGTAATGTAGGAATTCTTGGATAGTTATATTTCCTGTGACATGTTTGGTTTGAAGTAGTAACCACCAAGTATTGGATCTCTGCAGGAAAACAGAGCAGGCAAGTAAGGCCATGCACTAAAGTTCCACCTTCAAGTAAAAGAAGATTTTGGGGAGGTAACCctttaatttcttaaatctCTGTCTCCTTAGTTCACTCCAACTACTGCACTTTTGTCAAGTACATTTTGAATTTGATCAAGTTTGagcttttatttattattttgtgtttttgatgatcTGTTATAGATAATGGACCTGGATATAATGTGGCAAATGTGAAGAGCAACATAATGAAGAAGGCGAAGATAGAATTTATGAAGAGGTAATTCGAAATTTGAATACTTAGAAATTTCTCTTTGCCACTTGCAGTATCGAGTCAACTGTggtaaaacattaaaaaaagaaagaaagcattTTCCAtgttataattaagtttaatacaGTTTTGTCTGCTATAATTTTGTGTTGTGATCATGCATCTTGAAGCTTATAAACTCAACTGAATAttgattttcaattatatatatatatatatatatatatatatatatatatatatatatatatatatatatatatatatatacagtcAAGAGGTAAAGAATATTGCAGCAATGAAGAAAAATTCTATCCAGAGGAGTCAAAGGTGCATATAACATCATTTCTTCCTTTCATTGAAACTATTCCTTGTTATTTACTTTTGTCCATCGTTTTTGGTTTATGAGATTGAATTTaatttaccttttctttttctttttcatcttctctTTTCATTAACAGTTATCATCTTGTTTATCTATGTGATGCAGTTCATCAAGTGTCCCGAAAAGCAGAAACATTTCTGGAATTGGTTCATCTTCCAAGGATATTAAATCTACAAAAAGGATATTTTAAGGGCAGCCCTAAAGATAGAAATGTCATGTATTAATTTGCTTTTCAAGTGTAACATTTTCAAGTGTAACATTTTTCTTGATGATAAGAAAAAATGGCTTCCTGCTAAGCAATTCTACTCTTGTTTTCATTTAAGTTCATTTGTGCATACTAATTATTGTAGTATAGTGCCCAATTGTCATATTTCACTAAGAAGCATTCTCATTCTATATAATTCTCAATTCTCCACTATTTTGCTCTTCTGAACTTGTTATGTGTGCTTGTTTGAACCATCCAGATATGATTGATGCCCATAACTATTTTACGgtcaatttactttttttttttattgaatcatATGCTGAATCAACAAAGTTTGGAATTTTATTGAAGAAACTTTAATTTTGtggtatttaaataaaaaattaaatttaaataacttgtGTGTTTTACCAGTCAAATGAGAGgaagaaataaattttcttttcgaAAAATTGGCtcacaaaattaatgtaaaaatggAATTTACCCATCAATATAAAGATGGACCATTTAGCACTATACTTCAAAAGAATAGCATTACTCAAACACTGCAACATTTGCTTACAACAATCACGTTTCAGTTTACCATGCACCTACGTTTTCActtaaataaaaaggaaaaaaaaaatgtattttaccatttttatttgttttcgaATAAacatattgaattttaattttgttccaattgatccttaaattatttttaggtCATTAACTAATTGAAAATAGTACTTTAcaataaatactttataaatCATATCtagatttgatttttattttacgAAATGAAATATCTAGACTTGTTTTTTAGTTTAGGAAATGAAATATCtagatttgttttttattttaggaaatgaaatttaaataacgTGTGTTTTTCAccagttaaattttgaattccAAGGGGGAGAAggaaagaattttattttgaaaatgacctctttattctatttataaattgattta
Protein-coding sequences here:
- the LOC108342182 gene encoding uncharacterized protein LOC108342182 isoform X2, whose protein sequence is MMRRRDEICAPKIPTLVDLCVQKVIDNVRYLGNVGYVDQHLLERILPHCTVDQLMHVEKSTKGRDLSPITDKLWKKFFEKQFGTNSTNEVVKRMKEKKVSFKWIQLYEAKGKEMAQVENEALDRIKQLYKKEDARKQSRQVRPCTKVPPSSKRRFWGDNGPGYNVANVKSNIMKKAKIEFMKSSSSVPKSRNISGIGSSSKDIKSTKRIF
- the LOC108342182 gene encoding uncharacterized protein LOC108342182 isoform X1; protein product: MMRRRDEICAPKIPTLVDLCVQKVIDNVRYLGNVGYVDQHLLERILPHCTVDQLMHVEKSTKGRDLSPITDKLWKKFFEKQFGTNSTNEVVKRMKEKKVSFKWIQLYEAKGKEMAQVENEALDRIKQLYKKEDARKQSRQVRPCTKVPPSSKRRFWGDNGPGYNVANVKSNIMKKAKIEFMKSQEVKNIAAMKKNSIQRSQSSSSVPKSRNISGIGSSSKDIKSTKRIF